One genomic segment of Pseudoalteromonas sp. GCY includes these proteins:
- a CDS encoding LysR family transcriptional regulator yields the protein MNISKIDLNLLVYLDTLLRECNVTRAANQLSITQPAMSNGLKRLRNLFNDPILVRTSEGMVPTERALELQPVIRGILMTLEETLAPNREFEAASSNRVFRIMASDYAASTLAPKLLTKLHEEAPDTTLDILTPSDVTFHDVENGKVDMAINRFENLPQSFHHKRIWKDSFCCLVKSDNPVIANFTLDAYLKSRHIWVSKTGFGVGVGMDPADVQKLGWVDEALAHFGKHRNIATFTRNYHVAIHLAKEQNLIATLPSKAANIYRDDPTLAVLEPPFPIPPFELDMIWSPLLHRDASHIWLRQKIAEVAEELA from the coding sequence GTGAACATTAGTAAAATTGACCTTAACCTGCTGGTTTACCTCGATACCTTACTTCGAGAATGCAATGTAACACGTGCCGCAAACCAGTTAAGCATTACCCAACCGGCAATGAGTAATGGTCTTAAGCGTCTCAGAAACCTCTTTAATGACCCCATTTTAGTGCGTACCAGTGAAGGCATGGTGCCAACAGAGCGCGCGCTTGAGCTGCAGCCTGTGATCCGTGGCATACTCATGACTTTGGAAGAAACCTTGGCCCCTAACAGGGAGTTTGAAGCGGCGAGTAGTAATCGAGTATTTAGGATTATGGCCAGTGACTATGCTGCGAGTACGCTTGCACCGAAACTCCTTACTAAACTTCATGAAGAAGCCCCAGATACGACCCTTGATATTCTCACACCTAGTGATGTTACTTTTCATGATGTGGAAAATGGCAAGGTAGACATGGCAATTAACCGCTTCGAAAATCTACCACAATCGTTTCACCACAAACGGATCTGGAAGGATAGTTTTTGCTGTCTCGTGAAATCCGACAATCCAGTTATTGCCAACTTTACGCTTGATGCCTATTTAAAGTCTCGCCATATTTGGGTAAGTAAAACCGGATTTGGTGTTGGGGTCGGAATGGATCCCGCAGATGTACAGAAGCTTGGCTGGGTTGACGAAGCGCTAGCTCACTTTGGAAAGCACAGAAACATCGCAACTTTTACACGTAATTATCATGTTGCAATTCACTTGGCAAAAGAGCAGAACTTAATTGCAACATTGCCGTCAAAAGCCGCGAATATCTATCGTGATGACCCGACCTTAGCGGTTCTGGAGCCGCCATTCCCTATTCCGCCGTTTGAGTTAGATATGATCTGGAGCCCGCTGTTACACCGCGATGCGAGTCATATTTGGTTGAGGCAAAAAATTGCTGAGGTAGCTGAAGAGCTAGCATAA
- a CDS encoding MarC family protein, with protein sequence MEHYISTFIFFFAVIDPIGTIPVFIATTTGFDIATKRKIAVKATLVAAIVLLFFIIAGEIILNAIGIPLPAFAIAGGIVLFIFAMTMIFGEGKPSEEIKLDSKASDIAIFPLAMPSIASPGAMLAAVLLTKNSENNVFEQLQTSFIMLSVLAIVLIFLLVATKIHQWIGDSGASIVSRVMGLILASVAVSSVLAGIKEYFML encoded by the coding sequence ATGGAACACTATATCTCAACGTTCATTTTTTTCTTTGCGGTCATCGACCCCATTGGCACTATTCCGGTATTTATTGCAACCACCACAGGCTTTGATATAGCCACAAAACGAAAAATAGCGGTTAAAGCAACACTGGTTGCTGCCATTGTGTTGCTGTTTTTTATTATTGCGGGCGAAATCATTTTAAACGCTATTGGTATTCCCCTACCTGCATTCGCGATTGCCGGTGGCATCGTACTGTTCATCTTTGCCATGACAATGATTTTTGGCGAGGGCAAGCCAAGTGAAGAGATTAAGTTAGACAGTAAAGCATCCGACATCGCTATTTTCCCTTTAGCGATGCCTTCTATCGCAAGTCCTGGTGCAATGTTGGCAGCCGTTTTGCTTACTAAAAACAGCGAAAACAATGTATTTGAACAACTCCAAACGTCGTTTATTATGCTCAGCGTATTAGCTATCGTATTGATATTTTTACTGGTTGCAACAAAAATTCACCAATGGATTGGTGATAGTGGCGCAAGTATCGTCAGCCGAGTAATGGGACTTATTTTAGCTTCAGTTGCAGTATCTAGTGTATTGGCGGGTATTAAAGAATATTTTATGTTGTAA
- the mltG gene encoding endolytic transglycosylase MltG, producing the protein MKKLFIIVAFLIAAASWWLSQQINKVKFEPLNISELLVEIKAGQTFNQLCHLWQRSEALSNCFPYQLYSKLEPKLFALQAGFYDLKGLTVLDAISKISRGEQHNFSFTIIEGMPIWEVKNKLLSAPYLTQDIDKLTAQLNISQSSAEGWLYPDTYHYHGNDSALRILKRAHTKMQSVLEKEWQNRMPDLPLNTPYEALILASIIEKETGVVAERDKVASVFINRLRKGMRLQTDPTIIYGIGEHFDGDIKREDILEKTPYNTYRIDGLPPTPIAMPSRAAIHAALNPATTEYFYFVASGDGGHHFSKTLTEHNKAVKKFILKQ; encoded by the coding sequence ATGAAAAAACTGTTTATCATAGTCGCATTTTTGATAGCAGCAGCGTCATGGTGGTTATCTCAACAAATAAATAAGGTTAAATTTGAACCACTTAATATCTCTGAGTTATTAGTTGAGATAAAGGCTGGGCAAACATTTAATCAGCTATGTCATCTATGGCAGCGTAGCGAGGCATTATCTAACTGCTTTCCTTATCAACTTTATAGTAAGTTAGAGCCTAAGTTATTCGCGTTACAAGCGGGCTTTTACGATCTTAAAGGGCTAACTGTGCTAGATGCCATCAGCAAAATTAGTCGCGGGGAACAACACAACTTTAGCTTTACAATCATTGAAGGGATGCCCATTTGGGAAGTCAAAAACAAGCTCCTCAGCGCCCCCTACTTAACGCAAGACATTGATAAGCTGACAGCACAACTGAATATATCGCAAAGTTCAGCTGAAGGATGGTTGTACCCCGATACCTACCACTATCATGGAAATGACTCAGCGCTGCGCATACTTAAACGTGCCCATACAAAAATGCAGAGTGTGCTTGAAAAGGAATGGCAAAATAGAATGCCAGATCTTCCTTTAAACACGCCTTATGAAGCCTTGATCTTGGCTTCGATTATTGAGAAAGAAACGGGCGTAGTCGCAGAAAGAGATAAAGTAGCCTCCGTTTTTATCAATCGCTTACGTAAGGGCATGCGTTTACAGACAGATCCAACCATTATTTATGGTATTGGCGAGCACTTTGATGGTGACATTAAACGTGAAGATATCCTTGAAAAGACGCCATATAACACTTATCGGATTGATGGTTTGCCACCGACACCCATCGCAATGCCGTCTCGTGCTGCTATCCATGCGGCACTTAATCCAGCAACAACCGAATACTTTTACTTTGTTGCGTCAGGAGATGGTGGACATCACTTTTCGAAAACGCTGACTGAACATAATAAAGCGGTGAAGAAATTTATTCTGAAACAATGA
- the pabC gene encoding aminodeoxychorismate lyase has product MIKKLGIAEFFYVLDTLKKEGDVDNQQLFSNTDRGLAYGDGFFTTALVRDGNVDLWLLHRNRLVECQLRLGFPELRLDEIESLVQEQVKDKVEAVLKILITRGEGGRGYQAPETPQPSVSIQVLPFPSHYTTWQQNGIEVALSRVKLGIQPLLAGLKTLNRLEQVLIKQDAQTLVCDDVIVTDINDMVIEASAANIIMIKDNKLYTPDLSGSGIKGVFLTALESKHDIRVKNIAFDELKAADGVFICNSLMQLVPVVRIENKHFDIADLHELKRRFLGK; this is encoded by the coding sequence ATGATAAAAAAGCTCGGCATTGCCGAGTTTTTTTATGTTTTGGATACCCTTAAAAAGGAAGGTGATGTGGATAATCAACAGCTTTTTTCTAACACTGACAGAGGGTTGGCCTATGGTGATGGCTTTTTTACCACTGCGTTAGTCCGTGATGGAAATGTTGATTTGTGGCTACTTCATAGAAACCGACTGGTGGAATGTCAGCTGCGCTTGGGCTTTCCTGAGTTACGACTAGACGAAATCGAGTCTTTGGTTCAAGAGCAAGTTAAAGATAAAGTGGAAGCGGTGCTAAAGATCCTTATCACTCGAGGGGAAGGAGGCCGTGGTTATCAAGCTCCTGAGACGCCTCAGCCGAGTGTGAGTATTCAGGTATTACCTTTTCCTTCACACTATACAACTTGGCAGCAGAATGGGATTGAGGTCGCATTAAGCCGAGTAAAACTGGGTATTCAGCCGTTACTAGCTGGATTAAAGACACTGAATCGGTTAGAACAAGTACTTATTAAACAAGATGCACAGACATTGGTTTGCGACGATGTCATTGTGACGGATATCAATGATATGGTGATTGAAGCGTCAGCGGCAAATATCATCATGATTAAAGACAACAAGTTGTATACACCAGATCTTAGTGGCTCAGGCATTAAAGGCGTGTTTTTAACCGCACTTGAAAGTAAACACGATATTAGGGTCAAAAATATTGCTTTTGACGAGTTAAAAGCAGCTGATGGTGTATTTATTTGTAATAGCTTAATGCAGTTGGTACCTGTAGTAAGAATTGAGAATAAACATTTCGATATCGCCGACTTACATGAATTGAAAAGGCGGTTTTTAGGGAAGTAA
- the fabF gene encoding beta-ketoacyl-ACP synthase II, protein MAKRRVVVTGLGMLTPLGNDVASTWQGLLEGRSGIRNITHFDTEGFGTKFAGLVNDFDVTEYISPKDAKKMDVFIQYGIAAGVQALKDSGLEVNEENAARVGVAIGSGIGGLTLIEENHVKLLNSGPRKLSPFYVPSTIINMISGHLSIMHGLRGPNISIVTACTTGLHNIGHAARMIAYGDADAMVAGGAEKASTPIGMGGFSAARALSTRNDDPQAASRPWDKDRDGFVLADGAGVIVLEEYEHAKARGAKIYAELVGFGMSGDAYHMTSPPENGAGAAQAMVNALNDAGINAEQVGYINAHGTSTPAGDVAETHAVKSVFGSAAKDVMVSSSKSMMGHLLGAAGSVESIISILALQDQKVTPTINLDNPDEGCDLDYVPHTARDAKLEYTLCNSFGFGGTNGSLLFKKV, encoded by the coding sequence GTGGCTAAACGTCGAGTCGTAGTAACTGGCTTAGGTATGTTGACGCCGCTGGGTAATGATGTTGCATCTACCTGGCAGGGCTTATTAGAAGGCCGTAGTGGCATTCGCAATATCACGCATTTTGACACAGAAGGTTTCGGAACTAAGTTTGCTGGTTTAGTTAACGACTTTGATGTCACTGAGTACATTTCCCCTAAAGATGCTAAGAAAATGGATGTCTTCATCCAGTATGGTATCGCTGCAGGTGTACAGGCATTAAAAGACTCAGGTCTTGAAGTCAATGAAGAGAATGCCGCTAGAGTTGGTGTAGCCATTGGCTCTGGTATTGGTGGTTTGACGCTAATTGAAGAAAACCACGTTAAGCTATTAAATAGCGGTCCACGCAAGCTTTCTCCGTTTTACGTTCCTTCTACCATTATCAATATGATCTCTGGCCACTTGTCTATCATGCATGGCTTGAGAGGTCCAAATATTTCGATTGTTACTGCATGTACAACTGGCCTTCATAATATTGGTCATGCGGCCCGTATGATTGCATACGGAGACGCGGATGCGATGGTAGCAGGCGGTGCTGAAAAAGCGTCAACCCCAATTGGTATGGGCGGTTTTAGCGCGGCTCGTGCGCTTTCTACGCGTAACGATGATCCGCAAGCGGCTTCTCGCCCTTGGGATAAAGACCGTGACGGTTTTGTGCTAGCTGATGGAGCCGGTGTGATCGTACTGGAAGAGTATGAGCATGCGAAAGCACGCGGTGCGAAGATCTACGCTGAACTGGTTGGCTTTGGTATGAGTGGCGATGCATATCACATGACATCACCACCAGAAAATGGTGCTGGCGCTGCACAAGCCATGGTTAATGCATTGAACGACGCAGGGATCAATGCAGAGCAGGTTGGCTATATCAACGCACACGGCACTTCCACTCCAGCGGGTGACGTTGCAGAGACGCATGCTGTTAAGTCGGTATTTGGTTCTGCGGCAAAAGATGTGATGGTGAGCTCGTCTAAATCAATGATGGGTCACTTACTTGGTGCTGCGGGCTCAGTTGAATCAATTATTTCGATTCTTGCGCTGCAAGACCAAAAAGTAACGCCGACCATTAACTTGGATAACCCAGATGAAGGCTGTGATTTAGATTATGTGCCTCATACTGCCCGTGATGCGAAACTGGAGTACACTTTGTGTAACTCGTTTGGTTTCGGTGGAACAAACGGTTCGTTGCTATTTAAAAAGGTGTAG
- the acpP gene encoding acyl carrier protein has translation MSDIQERVKKIIVEQLGVKEEEVKSEASFVDDLGADSLDTVELVMALEEEFDTEIPDEEAEKITTVQAAIDYVTAHAE, from the coding sequence ATGAGCGACATCCAAGAACGCGTAAAGAAAATTATTGTTGAACAACTAGGTGTTAAAGAAGAAGAAGTTAAATCAGAAGCGTCTTTCGTTGATGATTTAGGTGCTGACTCTCTAGACACTGTTGAGCTTGTAATGGCGCTAGAAGAAGAGTTCGATACAGAGATCCCTGATGAAGAAGCTGAGAAAATCACTACTGTTCAGGCAGCTATCGACTACGTTACTGCTCACGCTGAGTAA
- the fabG gene encoding 3-oxoacyl-ACP reductase FabG, giving the protein MSNLFSLEGKVVLVTGASRGIGKAIANAMVAQGAKVAGTATSESGAERISEYLGDNGKGYALNVTDTDSIAATLDAIKADLGDIEVLVNNAGITRDNLLMRMKDQEWDDIIDTNLSSIFRLSKAVLRPMMKKKNGRIINIGSVVGTMGNAGQANYAAAKAGVIGFTKSLAREVASRGITVNTVAPGFIQTDMTDELTDEQKAATLANVPAGRLGQPEEIAAAVVYLASDAAAYVSGETLHVNGAMYMV; this is encoded by the coding sequence ATGAGTAATTTATTTTCTTTAGAAGGTAAGGTAGTACTAGTAACGGGGGCTAGCCGTGGTATTGGTAAAGCAATCGCTAACGCCATGGTTGCACAAGGTGCAAAAGTTGCAGGTACTGCAACGAGTGAGTCTGGTGCCGAGCGTATTTCTGAGTACTTAGGCGACAATGGTAAAGGTTACGCGCTAAACGTGACAGATACCGACTCAATCGCAGCAACTTTGGATGCAATCAAAGCAGACTTAGGTGATATCGAAGTATTAGTAAACAATGCTGGTATCACTCGCGATAACTTGCTGATGCGCATGAAAGATCAAGAGTGGGATGACATCATTGATACTAACTTGTCATCCATTTTCCGCTTATCAAAAGCTGTGCTTCGCCCAATGATGAAGAAGAAAAATGGTCGTATCATTAACATTGGTTCAGTCGTGGGCACTATGGGTAATGCGGGTCAAGCTAACTATGCTGCTGCAAAAGCGGGCGTAATTGGTTTTACAAAATCATTGGCGCGTGAGGTTGCATCTCGTGGTATTACGGTAAATACTGTAGCACCGGGCTTCATTCAGACAGACATGACTGATGAGCTAACCGATGAGCAAAAAGCAGCAACATTGGCGAATGTACCTGCAGGTCGTTTAGGTCAGCCTGAAGAAATCGCAGCGGCTGTGGTTTATTTAGCATCAGATGCGGCAGCTTATGTTTCTGGTGAAACTTTGCACGTAAATGGTGCGATGTACATGGTTTAA
- the fabD gene encoding ACP S-malonyltransferase, protein MSQKIALFFPGQGSQSVGMLSELLASSDIVKATFAEASEALGYDLAELVLNGPEEELNQTHRTQPALLTASVAIFRAWQEKGVEAELTLAGHSLGEYSALVCAEVLTLTDAVKLVEKRGLYMQEAVPAGTGSMAAIIGLDDDVIAKVCAESAQGDVVSPVNYNSPGQVVIAGHVEAVNRASEACKEAGAKRALPLAVSVPSHCALMKPAADKLAKDLEALAFSEPKFDVINNVDVAVAKDAAAIKDALIRQLYSPVRWTETVQAVAKEGVTTTFEFGPGKVISGLVKRIDRSVSCVSVNDLAAIAAAE, encoded by the coding sequence ATGTCACAAAAAATCGCATTATTTTTCCCAGGACAGGGCTCACAAAGCGTGGGCATGTTATCTGAATTATTAGCATCTTCTGACATCGTTAAAGCGACTTTCGCTGAAGCGTCAGAAGCATTAGGCTACGATTTAGCCGAACTTGTGCTAAATGGTCCTGAAGAAGAATTAAACCAAACGCACCGCACTCAACCGGCATTATTAACCGCAAGTGTTGCTATCTTTAGAGCATGGCAAGAGAAAGGTGTTGAAGCTGAATTGACACTAGCAGGCCATAGTCTAGGTGAATACTCTGCATTAGTGTGTGCAGAAGTATTAACCCTAACTGATGCTGTTAAGTTAGTTGAAAAACGTGGTTTATATATGCAAGAAGCAGTTCCTGCTGGCACGGGGTCAATGGCGGCAATTATTGGTTTAGATGATGACGTGATTGCTAAGGTGTGTGCCGAATCTGCACAGGGTGACGTTGTTTCGCCGGTAAACTACAACTCACCGGGTCAAGTGGTGATTGCGGGCCACGTTGAAGCAGTAAATCGAGCCTCTGAAGCTTGTAAAGAAGCAGGAGCTAAGCGCGCATTACCGCTTGCAGTCAGCGTTCCATCTCATTGCGCATTAATGAAACCTGCTGCTGATAAATTAGCAAAAGATCTGGAAGCACTCGCATTTTCAGAGCCAAAGTTTGATGTGATCAACAATGTTGACGTTGCTGTTGCAAAAGATGCTGCAGCAATAAAGGATGCGCTTATTCGTCAGCTTTATAGTCCTGTAAGATGGACCGAAACTGTACAAGCGGTTGCGAAAGAGGGTGTTACAACAACTTTTGAGTTCGGCCCTGGTAAAGTGATTTCGGGTCTTGTCAAACGCATCGACCGCTCAGTGTCGTGTGTTTCGGTAAATGATTTAGCTGCCATTGCTGCAGCAGAATAA
- the plsX gene encoding phosphate acyltransferase PlsX — MLTDLTIALDMMGGDYGPRSSIPAAIAAVLKHPNLNLILCGNQQVIESALTKANMLDHPRLIIKHCKEVVTNGCEPASALRNKKQSSMRIALDLVKSGEAQACVSSGNTGALFFMAHYVLKMLPGIKRPALISAVPTEKKQPVYLLDLGANVHCDPETLYQFGIMGSIVAGEALNIPSPKVCLLNIGSEEIKGHDGIKQAAKLMKSSSVINYQGYCEGSDMFSGKADVIVCEGFVGNVALKTCEGIAKLIMHKFSKALKKHFFYKALAFLLRPVIKKLYRRVNPDQYNGASLVGLRGIVVKSHGNATTKAFLAAIEEAAQEVQRKIPEKIQAVFAQVDTEKQPSGPHP; from the coding sequence ATGCTGACCGATCTAACCATTGCGTTAGATATGATGGGGGGCGATTACGGCCCCCGTTCATCTATCCCCGCAGCTATCGCTGCTGTGCTTAAGCACCCAAATCTAAATTTAATCCTCTGTGGTAATCAGCAAGTTATTGAAAGTGCTTTGACTAAAGCAAATATGCTGGATCATCCAAGACTCATAATTAAACACTGTAAAGAAGTCGTCACTAACGGTTGTGAACCTGCTTCTGCACTTAGAAATAAAAAGCAGTCTTCAATGCGTATTGCGCTTGATTTGGTGAAATCTGGCGAAGCGCAGGCTTGTGTTAGTTCAGGAAATACAGGTGCGCTCTTTTTTATGGCCCACTATGTGTTAAAAATGTTGCCCGGTATCAAGCGCCCCGCGTTAATTTCAGCCGTTCCAACAGAGAAAAAGCAGCCCGTTTATTTGCTTGATCTTGGTGCGAATGTGCATTGTGACCCTGAAACCCTCTATCAGTTTGGTATTATGGGCTCAATCGTTGCTGGAGAGGCATTAAATATTCCTTCACCTAAAGTGTGTTTGCTAAACATTGGCTCTGAAGAAATCAAAGGCCATGATGGTATCAAGCAAGCTGCAAAATTAATGAAATCCTCATCTGTTATTAATTATCAAGGCTATTGTGAGGGGAGCGATATGTTCTCTGGCAAAGCTGATGTAATTGTGTGTGAGGGATTTGTCGGTAACGTCGCCTTGAAAACCTGTGAAGGGATTGCCAAACTCATCATGCATAAGTTTAGCAAAGCGTTAAAAAAGCACTTTTTTTATAAAGCGTTGGCCTTTTTACTTCGACCCGTTATAAAAAAATTGTATAGAAGGGTGAACCCCGACCAGTATAACGGCGCAAGTCTGGTAGGATTGCGCGGTATTGTTGTGAAAAGTCACGGAAATGCTACAACGAAGGCATTTTTAGCCGCGATTGAAGAAGCTGCGCAAGAAGTACAACGCAAGATCCCTGAAAAGATCCAAGCGGTGTTTGCTCAGGTCGACACAGAAAAACAACCGTCAGGTCCGCATCCCTAA
- the rpmF gene encoding 50S ribosomal protein L32, protein MAVQKSKKSRARRGMRRSHDAISGPALTVDQVSGETHRRHHVTADGYYKGVKVISK, encoded by the coding sequence ATGGCGGTACAAAAAAGCAAGAAGTCACGCGCACGTCGTGGTATGCGTCGTTCACACGATGCAATCAGTGGACCAGCTCTAACTGTAGATCAGGTTTCTGGCGAGACTCATCGTCGTCACCACGTGACTGCTGACGGTTACTACAAAGGCGTTAAAGTAATTTCTAAGTAA
- the yceD gene encoding 23S rRNA accumulation protein YceD: protein MQKVKIPITIDPCRAAQRRASYDGVVMLEELSRLQQVVRDQNSEIAVDIHFNIDEQGLVVVQGKVRAHLTVVCQRCNDELGLDLEQDFAYSPVGLGAESDDLPERYDVLELDEEGEVNLRQIVEDELLLAIPIVPTHDEALCSYSDKPKSFGEIEAEDSKPNPFEILKQLKKDS, encoded by the coding sequence ATGCAAAAGGTGAAAATTCCCATCACTATTGATCCATGCAGAGCAGCGCAACGTCGAGCATCTTATGACGGTGTTGTAATGCTTGAAGAACTTTCTCGATTGCAGCAAGTTGTGCGTGATCAAAATAGTGAAATAGCGGTAGACATTCATTTCAACATCGACGAACAAGGTTTGGTTGTTGTGCAAGGCAAAGTCCGAGCCCATCTAACCGTTGTATGTCAGCGTTGTAATGATGAATTAGGGTTGGATTTGGAACAAGACTTTGCGTATTCGCCAGTCGGATTAGGTGCAGAGTCGGATGATCTTCCCGAGCGTTATGATGTGTTGGAACTGGATGAAGAGGGTGAAGTAAATCTGAGACAAATCGTCGAAGATGAGCTACTACTCGCGATTCCGATAGTCCCGACGCATGATGAAGCACTATGCTCTTATTCTGATAAGCCAAAGAGCTTTGGTGAAATTGAAGCAGAAGATAGCAAACCAAATCCATTTGAAATTTTGAAACAACTTAAGAAAGATTCTTAG
- a CDS encoding Maf family protein produces MKTPLILASSSPFRQSILKKLMLPFVSFSPDVDEQALEGESARQLVARLSELKAKAAIAKYQQGVVIGSDQVALFNGEILGKPHNKENAIRQLSLFSNNRVTFLTGLTVFDIESGKTVTEVVPFHVYFRQLTQAQISNYCDAEAPYNCAGSFKSEGLGICLFDKLEGEDPNTLIGLPLIQLTKTLLEFGIDVLAEQSGQQ; encoded by the coding sequence ATGAAAACGCCCCTTATTCTAGCCTCAAGTTCACCATTTAGGCAGTCAATTTTGAAAAAATTAATGCTTCCTTTTGTATCTTTTTCACCAGATGTAGATGAGCAAGCACTCGAAGGAGAATCAGCACGGCAACTTGTTGCACGATTGAGCGAATTAAAAGCCAAAGCAGCGATAGCAAAATATCAACAAGGTGTGGTGATAGGTTCAGACCAAGTTGCACTATTCAACGGTGAGATCCTAGGAAAGCCACATAATAAAGAAAACGCGATTAGGCAACTAAGCCTATTTAGCAATAATCGCGTAACTTTTTTGACTGGTTTAACCGTTTTCGACATTGAAAGCGGAAAAACGGTCACTGAAGTGGTACCGTTCCACGTTTACTTTCGCCAACTTACCCAAGCCCAGATCAGTAACTATTGTGATGCGGAAGCACCTTACAACTGTGCTGGAAGCTTTAAAAGCGAAGGATTAGGGATCTGTCTGTTTGATAAGCTTGAAGGAGAAGACCCCAATACCCTGATTGGTCTTCCCCTTATCCAACTCACTAAAACACTGCTCGAGTTTGGTATTGATGTGCTCGCTGAGCAATCAGGCCAACAATAG
- a CDS encoding HAD family hydrolase: protein MQYKCVIFDWDGTVMDSVPKIVNTIHKAAESCGIAPVSNEAAKSIIGLSLDKAILTLFPNHEDKLASLIAAYKYIYKHQDKTPAPLFEGAETLLKQLNSNGIKVAVATGKSRIGLDRLMAESGLSDIFVTTRTACEAESKPHPDMLLQILAELNVEATEAVMIGDTLIDMNLAKNAGIDAIGVTMGVATREQLSQTSAVHICDNYRDLSHLLLA from the coding sequence ATGCAGTATAAGTGTGTAATTTTCGACTGGGATGGCACCGTCATGGACTCTGTGCCAAAAATCGTAAATACTATTCATAAAGCTGCTGAATCTTGTGGAATTGCACCAGTCAGTAATGAAGCGGCGAAAAGTATTATCGGCCTGTCTCTCGATAAAGCGATACTGACACTTTTTCCAAATCATGAAGACAAATTAGCGTCTTTAATAGCGGCTTATAAATATATCTATAAGCATCAAGACAAAACTCCAGCGCCTCTATTTGAAGGCGCTGAAACACTTCTAAAACAATTAAATAGCAATGGAATCAAAGTTGCGGTCGCAACAGGAAAAAGCCGAATAGGACTTGACCGTTTGATGGCAGAAAGCGGGTTGAGCGATATTTTCGTTACGACACGGACTGCATGTGAGGCGGAGTCTAAACCGCATCCCGATATGTTACTTCAGATTCTGGCTGAACTAAATGTGGAAGCTACAGAGGCTGTCATGATAGGCGATACGCTAATTGATATGAATTTAGCGAAGAACGCAGGCATTGATGCGATCGGTGTTACTATGGGTGTTGCAACAAGAGAGCAGTTATCGCAAACATCGGCTGTCCATATTTGCGATAACTATCGAGATTTATCTCACCTATTGTTGGCCTGA
- the rluC gene encoding 23S rRNA pseudouridine(955/2504/2580) synthase RluC, whose product MSEKPALQVSFVTVTEDQEGQRIDNFLVTHLKGVPKSAVYKILRKGEVRVNKKRVKPVYKLQINDEIRIPPVRVAEKTEFVPKNLDKVANLEDAILYEDKYLIVINKPAGMAVHGGSGLSYGLIEALRALRPQEQSLELVHRLDRDTSGCLLISKRRAVLKGLHEQLREKTMEKNYLALVSGLWDAKHKNVTEPLRKNTLKSGERVVRVDHEQGKPSHTRFRVVERFESATLVQASPVTGRTHQIRVHTQCKGHPIACDDKYGDQVFDAKMREVGLNRLFLHAKELRFMHPKTETTHHVEAPLDGALEACLIKLRK is encoded by the coding sequence ATGTCAGAGAAACCCGCATTACAAGTTAGCTTCGTTACCGTGACTGAAGACCAAGAAGGTCAAAGGATCGATAACTTTTTAGTTACGCATTTGAAAGGGGTGCCAAAAAGCGCCGTATATAAAATTCTTCGTAAAGGGGAAGTGCGCGTAAACAAAAAGCGGGTGAAGCCTGTATATAAACTACAAATCAATGATGAAATCCGTATCCCACCTGTGCGTGTTGCAGAGAAAACAGAGTTTGTGCCTAAAAACCTAGATAAAGTCGCAAACTTAGAAGATGCCATTCTTTATGAAGATAAGTATCTGATAGTTATAAATAAGCCAGCCGGTATGGCGGTACATGGTGGCAGCGGCTTAAGCTATGGTTTAATTGAAGCATTAAGAGCATTACGTCCGCAAGAGCAAAGCTTGGAGTTAGTTCACCGTTTGGACCGCGACACATCGGGTTGTTTGTTGATTTCAAAGCGCCGCGCTGTGCTTAAAGGACTTCATGAGCAGCTAAGAGAAAAGACCATGGAGAAAAATTACCTTGCGCTAGTTTCAGGGCTATGGGATGCCAAACATAAAAATGTCACCGAACCGCTACGTAAAAATACCTTAAAGTCAGGTGAGCGAGTGGTGCGAGTGGACCATGAGCAAGGTAAACCTTCTCATACTCGTTTTAGAGTCGTCGAGCGTTTTGAGTCCGCAACTTTAGTGCAAGCGTCACCCGTAACAGGCAGAACGCACCAGATCCGAGTACATACTCAATGTAAAGGACATCCAATTGCGTGTGATGATAAGTATGGCGATCAGGTGTTTGATGCCAAAATGCGTGAAGTGGGATTAAATAGGCTGTTTTTGCATGCCAAAGAGCTCAGGTTTATGCACCCGAAAACAGAAACGACACATCATGTAGAAGCGCCATTGGATGGGGCTTTGGAAGCATGCTTAATTAAACTAAGGAAGTAA